One Glycine max cultivar Williams 82 chromosome 3, Glycine_max_v4.0, whole genome shotgun sequence DNA window includes the following coding sequences:
- the LOC100801303 gene encoding hydroquinone glucosyltransferase, with protein sequence MDESKTVHIAVVPSAGFSHLIPILEFSKRLVNLHPHLHVTCIIPTHGPPPSASKSILETLPSQNITSTFLPPVDLPQDLDTVSQIQLTVTLSLPLIHQTLKSLSSTTPSLVALVVDTFAAEVLDFAKEFNLLAYVYFPLAATTVSLHFHMLKLDEETSCEYRDLDGPIEMKGCVPFHGKDLYSPAQDRSSRAYKMMLQRIKRFFFVDGVFVNSFLEMESGVIRALEKGGRWKYKYPPVYAVGPIVQSGVGFGGGGGSNGLECVEWLDRQKDCSVLFVCFGSGGTLSQEQMDELALGLELSGHRFLWVLRPPSSVANAAYLGGANDDGVDPLKFLPSGFLERTKGQGLVVPLWAPQVQVLGHRSVGGFLSHCGWNSTLESVLQGVPLIAWPLFAEQRMNAILLCEGLKVGLWPRVNENGLVERGEIAKVIKCLMGGEEGGELRRRMTELKEAATNAIKENGSSTKALAQAVLKWKKLA encoded by the coding sequence ATGGATGAGAGTAAAACAGTTCACATAGCTGTAGTTCCCAGCGCAGGCTTCAGCCACCTGATCCCAATCCTCGAGTTCTCCAAGCGCTTAGTGAACCTCCACCCTCACTTGCATGTCACATGCATAATCCCCACACATGGTCCACCCCCAAGTGCCTCAAAATCCATCCTTGAAACCCTTCCCTCCCAAAACATCACCTCCACTTTCCTCCCCCCAGTTGACCTGCCTCAAGACCTTGACACAGTTTCCCAAATCCAACTCACAGTCACCCTCTCCCTCCCTCTCATCCACCAAACCCTCAAGTCCCTCTCTTCCACCACACCCTCTCTTGTGGCACTTGTGGTTGACACTTTTGCTGCTGAGGTACTTGACTTTGCCAAAGAGTTCAACCTCTTGGCCTATGTGTACTTCCCCTTGGCAGCCACCACTGTTTCCTTGCACTTCCACATGCTCAAGTTGGATGAGGAGACATCATGTGAGTATAGGGACTTGGATGGCCCTATTGAGATGAAAGGGTGCGTGCCTTTCCATGGTAAGGATCTTTACTCCCCAGCTCAAGATAGGTCTAGCAGGGCTTATAAAATGATGCTGCAAAGGATAAAAAGGTTCTTTTTTGTTGATGGGGTTTTTGTGAATAGCTTCTTGGAGATGGAGAGTGGTGTCATAAGGGCATTGGAGAAAGGTGGGAGGTGGAAATACAAGTACCCTCCTGTGTATGCTGTTGGACCAATTGTGCAAAGTGGGGTAGGGTTcggcggtggtggtggtagtAATGGGTTGGAGTGTGTTGAATGGTTGGATAGACAGAAAGATTGTtctgttttgtttgtttgttttgggaGTGGGGGGACATTGTCACAGGAACAGATGGATGAGTTGGCTTTGGGTTTGGAATTGAGTGGTCATAGGTTTTTGTGGGTATTGAGGCCACCAAGTAGTGTGGCTAATGCTGCTTATCTTGGTGGTGCTAATGATGATGGTGTTGACCCTTTGAAGTTTTTGCCATCTGGGTTCTTGGAGAGGACCAAGGGGCAGGGCTTGGTTGTGCCTTTGTGGGCACCCCAGGTTCAGGTGCTTGGTCACAGGTCAGTTGGGGGGTTCTTGAGTCACTGTGGGTGGAATTCGACGCTCGAGAGTGTGCTGCAGGGTGTGCCTCTGATCGCGTGGCCCCTGTTTGCAGAGCAGAGGATGAACGCAATTCTGCTTTGTGAGGGGCTCAAAGTGGGACTGTGGCCTAGAGTGAATGAAAATGGCTTGGTGGAAAGAGGGGAGATCGCTAAGGTTATAAAGTGTCTGATGGGTGGGGAAGAAGGGGGCGAATTGCGCCGAAGAATGACGGAATTGAAAGAGGCTGCCACTAATGCAATCAAAGAAAACGGGTCTTCTACGAAGGCCCTTGCTCAGGCAGTACTCAAGTGGAAAAAATTGGCATAG